From Bombus huntii isolate Logan2020A chromosome 4, iyBomHunt1.1, whole genome shotgun sequence, one genomic window encodes:
- the LOC126864756 gene encoding exosome complex component RRP40, which yields MEVSVGDVVMPGDTIKDITTITKKETIVLGPGLRREADTVFAYKAGVLKKTEPAVYYVDSYQKRYVPNRGENVVGIVTQRSSDIFKVDIGASEQASLSYLAFEGATKKNRPDIQVGDLVFAKLLVASKDMEPELVCVDSHGKEKKLGALSSEGMLFTCSLSLVRKILNRNSLLFKTLSRSQAFEVAVGMNGRVWVKARTIQETIAVATAILAAEYAPPNGIKKLCLDIEKTLLLTQCGNVD from the exons ATGGAAGTCAGTGTAGGAGACGTAGTAATGCCTGGTGATACTATAAAAGATATTACTACAATTACcaaaaaagaaacaatcgTTTTAGGACCTGGACTTCGTCGTGAAGCTGATACAGTATTTGCATATAAAGCAGGTGTACTAAAGAAAACAGAACCAGCTGTATATTATGTAGATAGTTATCAAAAGCG ttATGTACCAAACCGCGGAGAAAATGTAGTTGGTATAGTAACACAGAGAAGTAGTGATATTTTCAAGGTAGATATAGGTGCCAGTGAACAAGCATCTCTTTCATATCTGGCATTTGAAGGAGCTACAAAGAAAAATCGTCCTGACATTCAGGTCGGAGACCTTGTGTTTGCAAAGCTTTTAGTTGCCAGTAAAGATATGGAACCAGAACTTGTATGTGTGGATTCTCATggtaaagaaaagaaattggGCGCTTTAAGCTCTGAAGGCATGCTTTTTACTTGTTCTTTGAGTCTTgtcagaaaaatattaaatcgcAATTCCCTATTGTTCAAAACACTTTCACGTAGTCAAGCATTTGAAGTTGCAGTTGGTATGAATGGTAGAGTTTGGGTCAAAGCAAGGACTATTCAAGAAACAATAGCAGTAGCAACTGCTATTTTGGCAGCAGAATATGCTCCACCTAatggtattaaaaaattatgctTAGACATTGAAAAGACTTTACTTTTAACTCAGTGTGGTAATGTagattaa